The nucleotide window ACTCGAGACAATAGTCTTAGCACATTGATGAAAAAGGCAATTCAGTTTCCATATTTGTAGCTTTATTTTGTCATAATACAGATAAGGAGTAGCTCGAGGCAAGGAAGAAAGGGCACGGTGATGTATGGTCTAATTTAAAGGACTTCATTTCTCTAACTCTTTGCAGACACAAAAATCTAAGGCGTGTTggtcaaattattttcagtgctcggaaataaattttttcttctttttattttcgTATTTATTCAGTTTCAATGTAAGGCATGAAAGCATGGCTAGACTATAATCAGTTAATTTGTCACGTTGCGGTAAATGATGACATCAAGTAATCGCCGACGGCTTACAGAATTAAAGTCATTGCCGTCATCTTCcatatttttgacaaaataagATCTAATAACTGATCGGTGAGACTCGAGTTGTAAATTTTAAAGGCACATTTTACAATTTGCTCTAATGGAACTTATTCTAGAAGCTTTTTTAATCATCGATCGTTCTAAAGCACGGACTTGTTACAGATTAATTAATGGCAACTCTTTAGATACGATTAAAGTTTAAAAGTGTTTACATTAGACTCCTCGTAGCTTTTAACATAGGAAAGGTTTAAAACAACAACTCTTCTACTGCAGTGACTTTTCACAGCAAAAGGTAACGGGAATTGTtaattaaatgaaataactcaaaCAATTAGTGATCCTAATCCATGCGCTCACTTTTAGCGAAATCTTGGAATGCAGTTAATTGCAAAAcatctttctttgtttcttgaagcataaacaagtaTATTCAAATCCAACAATAAGCCAAGTATTGTGCGCGTTGCGCAATAATTTTTTGGGTTTACAAAAAGCGACTGTAtacacaaactttggaagagTGTATTAGTTTGGACAGGAGCCTGGTTTGAAAGAATATTTATTACGCCAACCCACACTTCATGCAGCAAAAGGCATTTAAAGCATCTAGAATTCTTTCTTTCTCCATTTCGTGTTGTTCGTTTGAAGTACGGTTGAGAATACAATCCCTAATTGTTTTGGTCAGCTTCGTGGAAAGCTTTTATCCCAGTGGGACTGTTCGTTATGGTTTCCCCGATATTTGCTTTACCAGTAAAAGAGCCGCTACATGTGCGTACTTTAGCTATTAACGAAGTACATACAACTACAGTATTGTGAAGAGACAGAAATACTCTGATATTTAATGATGAACAGCAACCAAAAGGGGAACGCGTTTGCCGGGGTGGACAGAGATGGTGTGGCTCAACACAAAAACACCATGCAAGAGTTAGCgatgaaaaaacaaataacaatgtACCAAAGAGAAGAGAAAATTCTTGAAAGAGAGCTTCGAGAGATTTCTAAAGTGAAAGAAACACTCCTGCAAATACGAATGCCGTTAAGAAGGAGGGTGAAAGAAGCAGAATTCGAAGAACAAAACAACGGAGGAGGAAGATCAGAAGAATCGTTGAGGAAGGCGACCTCCGCTGTCGCTAGAAGCAGCACTATAACACGGCCAGCGAGCAACCCACAGTTTGCGGAAAAAGGCGACGAAAGTAACATTGACTTGTTAAAGAGCAAACCGGAATTGTCAACAACTACAGAAGGTAACAGCATTTCAGCTCTGAGTTCTAAGGAAATTAGAGGACATAAAACCGTTCAGATCGCACGTCCAAGAAAAACTTCGAAAGTGgaacaaacaaaatatttagCCCCGGTATTTCCAGACGTTAAAAGACCGGCTTCTGAAGGCAGCAATAAATATGAAAGTCTACCACCTATTAATGAAATTAGCCTTCCGCGGCCGCGGGCAACATGTACTCCATCGGTTCGACGAAAATCACGACTAAGGAATAAATCAACTAGTGAGATAAAATACCCGGAGAAACAATGTGAAAGCCGGAGCGTAAGTTCGTCTAGAGCGTATGCGTCAGTTTTGTTAGATCGAAATGACGCAGACACGAGCAAGGATTATTGTAGAGCAAAATCAGTTCCTTGCGCGCATCCGGCGGCTTCACATGGACTTCAAAATCGAGCTGGATCACAGAGGCGAACAGAAACAGATGAAGCTACAACGC belongs to Acropora muricata isolate sample 2 chromosome 9, ASM3666990v1, whole genome shotgun sequence and includes:
- the LOC136927301 gene encoding uncharacterized protein; this encodes MMNSNQKGNAFAGVDRDGVAQHKNTMQELAMKKQITMYQREEKILERELREISKVKETLLQIRMPLRRRVKEAEFEEQNNGGGRSEESLRKATSAVARSSTITRPASNPQFAEKGDESNIDLLKSKPELSTTTEGNSISALSSKEIRGHKTVQIARPRKTSKVEQTKYLAPVFPDVKRPASEGSNKYESLPPINEISLPRPRATCTPSVRRKSRLRNKSTSEIKYPEKQCESRSVSSSRAYASVLLDRNDADTSKDYCRAKSVPCAHPAASHGLQNRAGSQRRTETDEATTLTMEETLRIKGKFRQIGHSVIATALLKGLRQKKQLSSEAIHNMHKPISLGEETVKNDFNNNTDSGASSYETREESPDQKNNKKTFKRIAQKAITVNRLLNATKDRRRSLSDRGGDPVLNSIVTRPSALGVKQENSMPSSTRRKKCWAGKGNGATQRKENQSEFQRNTNKMQDYMEDTSTPGSQRFRKQFKDVDPYRPLMNPRTAHARRRRHTFNRPGW